From a single Bryobacter aggregatus MPL3 genomic region:
- the trpC gene encoding indole-3-glycerol phosphate synthase TrpC translates to MSVPDILAKIVDRKKQELVVTRAQLVQLEARAADNVGKQRGFGANLRRNAGTAVIAEVKKASPSRGLLRESFDPPQIARDYEAGGASAISVLTDRDFFQGSLEDLAAARNAVKLPVLRKDFTLEETQIVEAAAWGADAILLIAALLDAASLRRLREFAESLGLDALVEVHDAQELEQTIDSGATIIGVNNRNLRTFTVTLETSLALASQMPQNALKVSESGIFTRAHIETLREAGYAAFLIGESLMKSGDASAALTELTA, encoded by the coding sequence GTGAGCGTCCCCGACATTCTGGCGAAGATTGTTGATCGCAAAAAGCAGGAGCTGGTGGTCACTCGCGCGCAGTTGGTGCAACTGGAGGCGCGTGCCGCGGACAACGTCGGCAAGCAGCGAGGCTTTGGCGCCAATCTGCGCCGCAATGCCGGCACTGCCGTGATTGCTGAAGTGAAGAAGGCTTCCCCTTCGCGCGGTCTGCTTCGCGAGAGTTTCGATCCGCCGCAGATTGCTCGCGATTATGAGGCCGGCGGTGCTAGCGCGATCAGCGTGCTGACCGATCGCGACTTCTTCCAGGGCAGCCTGGAGGATCTGGCCGCGGCACGCAATGCGGTGAAGCTGCCTGTCTTGCGCAAAGACTTTACGCTTGAGGAGACGCAGATTGTCGAAGCCGCAGCCTGGGGCGCGGATGCGATTCTTCTGATCGCCGCCTTGCTCGATGCCGCATCGCTGCGCCGCTTGCGCGAGTTTGCCGAAAGCCTCGGCCTCGATGCGCTGGTGGAGGTGCATGATGCACAGGAACTGGAACAGACCATCGACAGCGGCGCGACGATCATTGGCGTGAACAACCGGAATCTACGGACTTTTACGGTGACGCTCGAGACATCACTCGCTCTGGCGAGCCAGATGCCGCAGAACGCCTTGAAGGTGAGCGAGAGTGGCATCTTCACCCGCGCCCACATTGAGACGCTGCGCGAGGCAGGCTACGCGGCTTTCCTCATTGGAGAGAGCCTCATGAAGTCCGGTGATGCCAGCGCCGCGCTGACGGAACTGACGGCATGA
- a CDS encoding phosphoribosylanthranilate isomerase, whose amino-acid sequence MIVKVCGITTAMDALTALDAGADAIGFNFWAGSSRYVKDTAFLKELPDDFWRVGLFVHEDPQRVLDLMAEHRLDVAQLHKMDAIAGIRVWKAISVDGVLSQERIDQEQAEAVVLDTPAGALEGGTGRSFDWELAAGLKGKIVLAGGLDAENVGLAIQRLRPWGVDACSRLESEPGKKDRAKMRAFIEAARKEFDAVC is encoded by the coding sequence ATGATCGTCAAAGTGTGTGGCATTACGACCGCGATGGACGCGCTGACCGCGCTTGACGCCGGAGCCGACGCGATCGGCTTCAACTTCTGGGCAGGCAGTTCGCGCTACGTCAAGGACACTGCGTTTCTGAAAGAACTGCCGGATGACTTCTGGCGTGTTGGCCTTTTTGTGCATGAAGATCCGCAGCGTGTGCTGGATCTGATGGCAGAACATCGACTTGACGTCGCGCAGTTGCATAAGATGGACGCGATTGCCGGGATTCGCGTTTGGAAGGCGATCTCTGTCGATGGCGTATTAAGCCAGGAACGGATCGATCAGGAGCAAGCCGAGGCCGTGGTGCTGGATACTCCGGCAGGCGCGCTCGAAGGTGGTACGGGGCGTAGTTTCGATTGGGAACTTGCCGCTGGCCTCAAGGGCAAGATTGTCCTTGCCGGTGGCCTTGATGCCGAAAATGTTGGTCTGGCGATCCAGCGCCTGCGGCCTTGGGGTGTGGATGCCTGCTCGCGACTCGAATCCGAACCGGGCAAAAAAGATCGTGCGAAGATGCGCGCCTTTATCGAGGCGGCGCGAAAGGAGTTCGACGCAGTATGTTAA
- the trpB gene encoding tryptophan synthase subunit beta, with product MLTVPDAGGHYGPYGGRYVPEVLMAPLEELEQAYLQAKNDAAFQAELADLLKNYVGRPTPLYFAKRLSEKFGGARIYLKREDLLHTGAHKINNALGQALLAKRMGKQRIIAETGAGQHGVATATACALLGLQCRVYMGEEDMRRQEPNVFRMRLLGAEVYSVTNGSRTLKDAISEAMRDWVTNVDETYYLLGSALGAHPYPSMVSDFHRCIGDEARRQILEAEGRLPDLAIACVGGGSNAIGLFRAFLADSEVALVGVEAGGRGKKTGDHAARFSGGAPGVLHGAYSYLLQDEDGQVALTHSISAGLDYALIGPEHAYLHDLGRATYVDCDDASALAAAVELSRTEGIIPALESSHAVAEALDRAPQSKGKIIVVNLSGRGDKDINIYRENLKEMDADTHSRMF from the coding sequence ATGTTAACCGTGCCAGATGCGGGTGGCCATTACGGACCCTATGGTGGACGCTATGTCCCCGAGGTGTTGATGGCGCCGCTCGAAGAGTTGGAACAGGCCTATCTCCAGGCCAAAAACGATGCGGCTTTCCAGGCCGAGCTTGCAGACCTGTTGAAGAATTACGTCGGACGTCCAACGCCCTTGTACTTTGCCAAGCGTCTGAGTGAGAAGTTCGGTGGGGCTCGGATCTATCTCAAGCGCGAAGATCTGCTGCACACGGGCGCTCACAAGATCAACAACGCACTGGGCCAGGCCTTGCTCGCCAAACGGATGGGCAAGCAACGCATCATTGCGGAGACTGGCGCCGGCCAGCACGGAGTGGCCACGGCGACGGCCTGCGCTCTGCTCGGTCTCCAGTGCCGCGTCTACATGGGCGAAGAAGACATGCGCCGTCAGGAGCCGAACGTCTTCCGCATGCGTCTTTTGGGAGCAGAAGTCTATAGCGTCACCAATGGTTCGCGGACGCTCAAGGACGCGATCAGCGAAGCGATGCGCGATTGGGTGACGAATGTCGACGAAACCTATTATCTGCTCGGCTCCGCACTGGGCGCGCACCCTTATCCGTCGATGGTGAGCGACTTCCATCGTTGTATTGGCGATGAGGCGCGTCGGCAGATTCTCGAAGCCGAAGGCCGGCTGCCCGATCTGGCCATCGCCTGTGTCGGTGGCGGATCCAATGCCATCGGACTCTTCCGCGCCTTCCTTGCGGACAGCGAAGTGGCGCTGGTGGGTGTCGAGGCCGGAGGCCGCGGTAAAAAGACCGGCGACCATGCGGCCCGCTTTAGTGGCGGCGCTCCGGGCGTTCTGCATGGCGCATATAGTTATCTGCTGCAGGACGAAGATGGCCAGGTCGCATTGACGCACAGCATCAGTGCGGGGCTGGACTATGCGCTCATCGGGCCGGAACATGCTTATCTGCACGATCTCGGTCGCGCGACTTATGTGGATTGCGACGACGCTTCTGCGCTAGCAGCGGCGGTGGAGCTTTCGCGCACGGAGGGGATTATTCCGGCTCTGGAAAGCTCGCATGCCGTTGCAGAAGCTTTGGACCGTGCCCCGCAATCCAAGGGCAAGATTATCGTCGTCAACCTGAGTGGCCGCGGCGACAAAGACATCAATATTTATCGCGAAAACTTGAAGGAAATGGATGCCGACACGCATAGCCGCATGTTTTGA
- the trpA gene encoding tryptophan synthase subunit alpha produces the protein MPTRIAACFDRLKANNEPALIAYVTAGDPTPEATIEIVAALERGGTDIIELGVPFSDPVADGPVIMRASERALAAGTTLEKVLHIAAEIRKVSEIPIVLFSYLNPVIRYGFERLAKRAVECGVDGFLLTDLSVEEAAGFVDEAKAAGLDTIFLVAPTSTDRRLDLVAKYCSGFVYVVSRTGVTGEQSQVSAAVKPLVERLRQFTDLPLGVGFGISTAAQAGEVGAVADGVVVGSVLVRAIEATPVAALSDTMERMARELKEGAKTGRLS, from the coding sequence ATGCCGACACGCATAGCCGCATGTTTTGATCGCCTGAAGGCGAACAATGAGCCTGCCCTGATCGCTTATGTGACAGCGGGCGACCCTACTCCCGAAGCGACCATCGAAATCGTCGCGGCGCTCGAGCGTGGTGGCACCGACATCATCGAGCTGGGCGTTCCGTTCAGCGATCCTGTCGCTGACGGCCCCGTGATCATGCGGGCTAGTGAGCGCGCGCTCGCTGCCGGAACCACGCTCGAAAAGGTGCTTCACATTGCCGCTGAGATCCGCAAGGTCAGCGAGATTCCGATTGTTCTGTTCAGCTATCTGAATCCCGTGATCCGCTACGGTTTTGAGCGGCTGGCGAAACGCGCGGTGGAGTGCGGCGTCGACGGCTTTTTGCTGACGGACTTGAGTGTCGAGGAAGCTGCTGGCTTTGTCGATGAGGCCAAGGCTGCGGGCCTGGATACGATCTTTCTTGTCGCGCCCACCAGCACGGACCGCCGCCTCGATCTAGTGGCGAAGTATTGCTCCGGCTTTGTCTATGTGGTGTCGCGGACAGGTGTCACTGGCGAACAGTCGCAAGTCTCCGCCGCGGTGAAGCCGCTGGTGGAACGGTTGCGCCAGTTTACCGATTTGCCGCTTGGTGTTGGCTTCGGAATCTCGACTGCCGCGCAAGCCGGTGAAGTGGGCGCAGTAGCCGACGGCGTTGTTGTGGGAAGTGTTTTGGTACGTGCGATTGAAGCGACTCCTGTTGCTGCACTGTCAGATACTATGGAGCGGATGGCGAGAGAGTTGAAAGAGGGCGCAAAGACGGGGCGTCTATCATGA
- a CDS encoding chorismate mutase, which yields MSDAKTQEVLLECRGRIDALDEKIILLLNERAEVALEIGQAKANAGLPVVELGRERVVIDRMVGKSTGPLDPDAVERIYTVIMMEMRRLQER from the coding sequence ATGAGTGACGCAAAGACCCAAGAGGTACTGCTCGAATGCCGTGGCCGCATCGACGCGCTTGACGAGAAGATCATTCTCCTGTTGAATGAACGGGCGGAAGTGGCTCTGGAGATTGGACAAGCGAAAGCCAACGCAGGCTTGCCGGTTGTTGAACTGGGCCGTGAGCGCGTGGTCATCGATCGGATGGTTGGTAAGAGCACAGGTCCTTTGGACCCCGATGCTGTCGAACGCATCTACACCGTGATCATGATGGAGATGAGACGGCTGCAGGAGCGATGA
- a CDS encoding prephenate dehydrogenase, which translates to MNTVAIVGTGLLGSSFGLGLKRARLAGRIIGVSSPAVVAKALAVGAIDESMPLEEAVGLADLVLLAQPVRRILKTLALLDPIVKEGALVTDVGSTKAEICQAAATHLRRARFVGGHPMAGREVRGPEGASADLFAGRPWVLTGNEPELVALVVALHGKPVFLDAAEHDRLVAYSSHLPQLVSTTLAALLENQAIAQVAGPGVLDMTRLALSSHDLWQDILSTNAANIDAALSAMIASLEQTREALQQGREEALFLRANRVASALRTQ; encoded by the coding sequence ATGAACACAGTCGCAATTGTCGGAACCGGACTGCTGGGTTCCAGCTTTGGTCTGGGGCTGAAGCGAGCTCGTCTCGCCGGACGCATTATTGGTGTGAGTTCGCCGGCAGTGGTGGCGAAAGCGCTCGCAGTGGGCGCGATCGATGAATCCATGCCTCTCGAAGAAGCTGTTGGACTCGCCGATCTGGTGCTGCTGGCGCAGCCGGTGCGCCGGATTTTGAAGACGCTCGCGCTGCTGGATCCGATTGTCAAAGAAGGCGCGCTGGTAACCGATGTCGGCAGCACGAAAGCGGAAATCTGTCAGGCGGCCGCCACCCATCTGCGGCGCGCGCGCTTTGTTGGCGGCCATCCAATGGCGGGCAGGGAAGTGCGTGGACCAGAGGGTGCATCGGCTGATCTGTTTGCTGGGCGGCCCTGGGTCTTGACGGGCAATGAGCCGGAACTGGTTGCGCTTGTTGTTGCGCTCCATGGCAAACCGGTGTTTCTCGATGCGGCGGAACACGATCGCTTAGTCGCCTACAGTTCTCATCTGCCGCAATTGGTTTCGACGACCCTTGCCGCCTTGCTCGAGAACCAGGCGATTGCACAGGTGGCCGGCCCCGGAGTGCTCGACATGACGCGGCTCGCACTGTCGAGCCACGATCTGTGGCAGGACATTCTTTCGACGAATGCAGCGAACATTGATGCAGCGCTAAGCGCCATGATCGCGAGCCTCGAGCAGACGCGCGAGGCTTTGCAGCAGGGACGCGAAGAGGCGCTGTTCTTGCGCGCGAACCGCGTCGCGTCAGCGTTGCGGACTCAGTAG
- a CDS encoding enolase C-terminal domain-like protein: protein MKIIDIRATTVSVPLQAPLRHANGCHWGRFVRTIVEVETDNGLIGLGEMGGGGESAEAVFRAMKAYLVGHDPARIEEMRFRIANPTASLYNNRTQILAALEFACLDIIGQAWGVPVSEILGGRLRDRVHFASYGFFRYTNPKTGAGEARTIDQLVQQMLDSKAKYGFRSHKLKGGVFHPDYELEVYRAIAAALPGDSYRFDPNASWSTEQAIRFGQAIEDLKNDYLEDPVYGLNGMRRTREMVRVPLATNTVVVNFEQLAANTLSTAVDVVLLDTTFWGGIRQCIKAAGICETFQTGVAVHSSGELGIQLATMLHLGAVIPNLSFAADAHYHHLTDDIITGGLLPYEDGAIRVPTTPGLGVTIDRDKLAQYREEFLRLGSYPYDQDPARPGWAPVIPNDRWADPKDDRAVAIPY, encoded by the coding sequence ATGAAGATTATCGACATCCGAGCCACCACGGTATCGGTTCCGCTCCAGGCGCCCTTGCGCCATGCCAACGGCTGCCATTGGGGGCGTTTTGTACGGACCATCGTCGAGGTGGAAACAGACAATGGGTTGATCGGGCTCGGTGAGATGGGCGGCGGGGGCGAATCGGCCGAGGCTGTCTTTCGCGCGATGAAGGCCTATCTGGTCGGGCATGATCCGGCGCGCATTGAGGAGATGCGCTTCCGCATCGCGAACCCCACAGCCTCTCTCTATAACAATCGAACCCAGATTCTTGCAGCACTCGAGTTCGCCTGTCTCGACATTATCGGACAGGCCTGGGGCGTTCCCGTGTCGGAGATCCTCGGTGGGCGATTGCGCGACCGCGTGCATTTCGCAAGCTACGGTTTCTTTCGCTACACCAACCCCAAGACCGGCGCCGGCGAAGCGCGAACCATCGACCAACTCGTCCAACAGATGCTCGACTCCAAAGCAAAGTACGGCTTTCGCAGCCACAAACTGAAGGGCGGCGTCTTCCATCCGGACTATGAGTTGGAAGTCTATCGCGCCATCGCCGCGGCCCTGCCTGGGGACAGCTATCGCTTTGATCCGAACGCCTCCTGGTCCACCGAGCAGGCCATCCGCTTTGGCCAGGCGATTGAAGATCTGAAGAACGACTATCTCGAAGATCCCGTCTACGGACTCAACGGCATGCGGCGCACCCGGGAGATGGTCCGCGTGCCACTAGCCACCAATACCGTCGTCGTGAACTTCGAGCAGCTTGCCGCAAACACGCTTTCCACCGCCGTCGATGTCGTTCTGCTCGACACCACCTTCTGGGGTGGCATCCGGCAATGCATCAAGGCCGCCGGCATTTGCGAGACTTTCCAGACTGGCGTCGCAGTGCACTCCTCGGGCGAACTCGGCATCCAGCTCGCAACGATGCTGCATCTGGGCGCAGTGATTCCAAACCTGTCCTTCGCCGCCGATGCTCACTACCACCACCTCACGGACGACATCATCACGGGTGGCTTGCTGCCTTATGAGGACGGCGCAATTCGCGTGCCCACGACGCCCGGCCTCGGCGTGACGATCGATCGAGACAAGCTCGCGCAGTATCGCGAAGAGTTCTTACGCTTGGGCAGCTATCCGTATGATCAGGACCCGGCGCGTCCGGGCTGGGCGCCCGTGATTCCGAACGATCGCTGGGCAGACCCGAAGGACGACCGGGCAGTCGCGATTCCGTATTAG
- a CDS encoding metalloregulator ArsR/SmtB family transcription factor, translating to MTHLSRRQVHLISKAIADPRRFEILQHIAAGKSCTACTDLRAAFPISAPTLSHHLKELESAGLIESSKQGKFVSARFLRDTWKAYLKDLRQL from the coding sequence GTGACCCATTTGTCGCGCCGCCAAGTGCATCTCATCTCGAAAGCGATTGCCGACCCACGCCGCTTCGAGATTTTGCAGCACATTGCTGCGGGCAAAAGCTGCACGGCCTGTACGGACCTGCGCGCCGCGTTTCCGATCAGCGCACCCACGCTTTCCCATCACCTCAAAGAGCTGGAAAGCGCTGGCCTGATCGAATCGAGCAAGCAAGGAAAGTTTGTCAGCGCACGTTTTCTGCGCGACACCTGGAAGGCCTACCTCAAAGATCTACGACAGCTTTGA
- a CDS encoding SDR family NAD(P)-dependent oxidoreductase, whose amino-acid sequence MSELTGKVAVVTGASKGIGASIAEHLAAEGVSVVVNYASSKKGADAVVQKITDKGGKAIAVQADVSKAADIGRLFAETKKAYGKLDILVNNAGIYEFAPLESITPEHFHKQFDLNVLGLLLTTQEAVKWIGDEGGAIINVSSVAGPMPLAGASTYSATKAAVDAITVSLSQELGPKKIRVNSVNPGMVETEGLHTIGFAESDFRKNLEKITPLGRIAQPEDIARVVTFLASGVGFVSGQTLIVNGGQRQ is encoded by the coding sequence ATGAGCGAGTTAACAGGAAAAGTAGCAGTTGTCACCGGAGCTTCCAAAGGAATTGGAGCTTCGATTGCTGAGCATCTGGCTGCCGAAGGTGTATCTGTGGTGGTGAATTACGCATCGAGCAAGAAGGGCGCGGATGCTGTTGTGCAGAAGATTACAGACAAGGGCGGTAAAGCGATCGCGGTGCAAGCCGACGTCTCGAAAGCTGCCGACATTGGGCGTTTGTTCGCCGAGACGAAGAAGGCCTACGGCAAGCTCGACATCCTGGTCAACAACGCGGGCATCTATGAGTTTGCGCCGCTCGAGTCCATCACGCCCGAGCACTTCCACAAGCAGTTTGATCTCAATGTACTGGGTCTTTTGTTGACCACGCAAGAAGCCGTGAAATGGATCGGAGATGAGGGCGGCGCCATTATCAACGTCAGTTCTGTTGCTGGTCCGATGCCGCTTGCCGGAGCCTCAACCTATAGCGCTACCAAAGCAGCAGTCGATGCGATTACCGTTTCGCTGTCGCAAGAGCTTGGGCCAAAGAAGATCCGCGTGAACTCAGTGAACCCAGGCATGGTGGAAACCGAAGGACTGCACACCATTGGTTTTGCAGAAAGCGACTTCCGCAAAAATCTTGAGAAGATAACGCCGCTTGGCCGGATCGCGCAGCCGGAAGACATTGCTCGCGTGGTGACTTTCCTTGCTTCGGGCGTTGGCTTTGTGAGCGGGCAGACTCTGATTGTCAATGGGGGCCAGCGGCAGTAA
- a CDS encoding GNAT family N-acetyltransferase: protein MSHLYIREFEAQDAGAFRALNEAWITKYFTLEEPDRQVLDNPVGEILEHGGKILMAFADGVPVGCCALIPLSPGVFEVAKMAVAEQLRGQGIGKKLMARTIECAKQLGATALELGSNRKLLSAIRLYESFGFRHTPPEKVPPSPYERADVHMDLDLSEAVTAAGPH from the coding sequence ATGAGTCATCTTTACATCCGCGAATTCGAAGCTCAAGACGCCGGTGCTTTCCGCGCTCTCAACGAAGCCTGGATCACAAAGTACTTCACACTCGAAGAGCCAGACAGACAGGTGCTTGATAATCCGGTCGGCGAAATCCTCGAGCACGGCGGCAAGATCCTGATGGCCTTTGCTGACGGCGTTCCGGTGGGGTGCTGCGCCTTGATTCCGCTGTCGCCAGGCGTTTTTGAAGTTGCCAAGATGGCGGTGGCAGAACAGCTGCGCGGTCAGGGAATCGGCAAGAAGCTGATGGCCCGCACGATCGAATGCGCAAAGCAACTGGGTGCAACAGCGCTCGAGTTGGGTTCGAACCGCAAACTGCTGAGCGCCATCCGCCTCTACGAATCGTTTGGCTTCCGCCACACGCCGCCAGAGAAGGTTCCACCATCGCCCTACGAGAGAGCCGACGTCCACATGGACCTCGACCTTTCCGAGGCGGTTACTGCCGCTGGCCCCCATTGA
- a CDS encoding LysR substrate-binding domain-containing protein → MERDLELRHLRYFVAVAEELHFGRAALRLHLAQPPLSQQIRKLESILGHPLFVRTSRAVRLTSAGEVFLERARRTLRNVEEDIEETRIVSRGQVGFLRVGFIGSSMLTPLPAMLGLYRREFPMVQMQLSESYTSDMTQRLLKGVIDAAILRDSDPQEGMRTEKLLSEPFVAVLPLQHRLASRKSLSAADLREEPFVFFPPNAGRIAYQKPISLCEAHGFRPRIVQEAPQWLTVLRLVGAELGVTIAPACVAAIAGPEVICLPLRGANVTSDIELALRSTEDRAIVHSFAAIARDFFKRKDSARNVTKRRNFLAP, encoded by the coding sequence ATGGAACGGGACCTGGAACTACGGCACTTGCGCTACTTCGTGGCGGTGGCAGAGGAGTTGCATTTTGGACGGGCGGCACTGCGTCTCCATTTGGCGCAACCGCCGCTGTCGCAGCAGATCCGCAAGCTCGAATCGATTCTGGGCCACCCCCTGTTTGTCCGCACTTCCCGCGCGGTGCGGCTAACCAGTGCGGGAGAAGTGTTTCTCGAACGGGCCCGCCGTACGCTGCGGAATGTCGAAGAAGACATCGAAGAGACGCGTATCGTGAGTCGAGGACAAGTGGGTTTCCTGCGGGTTGGCTTCATCGGGTCCTCGATGCTCACCCCGTTGCCGGCCATGCTTGGCCTCTACCGGCGCGAGTTTCCGATGGTGCAGATGCAGCTTTCGGAAAGCTACACCTCGGACATGACACAGCGGCTGCTGAAGGGCGTCATCGACGCCGCGATCCTGCGCGATAGTGACCCGCAAGAAGGGATGCGGACGGAGAAGCTATTGTCCGAACCCTTCGTCGCCGTGCTGCCCTTGCAGCATCGTCTTGCGAGCCGCAAATCGCTCTCGGCCGCTGATCTGCGCGAGGAGCCTTTTGTTTTCTTCCCGCCGAATGCGGGCCGCATCGCTTATCAGAAACCGATCTCGCTTTGTGAAGCGCATGGCTTCCGGCCGCGCATCGTACAAGAGGCGCCGCAATGGCTGACGGTATTGCGCCTGGTGGGTGCCGAACTGGGCGTGACGATCGCTCCGGCTTGCGTTGCCGCGATCGCCGGCCCCGAAGTGATCTGTCTGCCGCTGCGTGGCGCCAATGTCACGAGTGACATCGAACTGGCCCTGCGCAGTACAGAGGACCGGGCGATCGTCCATTCGTTTGCCGCCATTGCTCGCGACTTTTTCAAGCGAAAAGATTCTGCAAGAAATGTGACGAAGCGGAGAAACTTCTTGGCGCCCTGA